Proteins encoded together in one Papaver somniferum cultivar HN1 unplaced genomic scaffold, ASM357369v1 unplaced-scaffold_117, whole genome shotgun sequence window:
- the LOC113329800 gene encoding uncharacterized protein LOC113329800 — MGFRNHNFVFVLSLIIIISLFNSTAGEQSNDRVDSVCNQTPNPKFCFDAIYADPDASDANIVAFAYISFHLASSNAINTPSFITDHHNKTNGSHGVTQEDGLKQCSLDYGKAENALDVALAYLDSDTFELGKYAAIAAQSAVHCEHRLNETKMISSSLHSQMTRRNTNLKLLAGICSVISSMLVM, encoded by the coding sequence ATGGGTTTTCGCAATCACAATTTTGTTTTCGTGCTTTCTCTGATCATTATAATCTCTCTGTTTAATAGCACTGCAGGAGAACAATCCAACGACCGAGTGGATTCAGTCTGCAATCAAACCCCAAATCCTAAGTTCTGCTTCGATGCTATATACGCCGATCCTGATGCTTCAGACGCTAATATAGTTGCGTTCGCTTATATCTCTTTTCACTTAGCAAGCAGCAACGCTATAAACACCCCGTCCTTCATTACTGATCATCATAATAAAACCAATGGGTCTCACGGTGTAACACAGGAGGACGGTCTGAAACAATGTAGCCTTGATTACGGAAAGGCAGAGAATGCACTTGACGTAGCCCTCGCCTACTTGGACTCGGATACTTTTGAGCTTGGAAAGTACGCGGCTATTGCTGCTCAGTCTGCAGTCCATTGCGAGCATAGATTGAATGAAACTAAGATGATATCTTCATCATTACATTCACAAATGACTAGGAGGAATACAAATTTGAAACTACTGGCTGGTATCTGTTCAGTGATCTCATCAATGCTTGTTATGTAA